A portion of the Aquicoccus sp. G2-2 genome contains these proteins:
- the paaD gene encoding 1,2-phenylacetyl-CoA epoxidase subunit PaaD, with the protein MQPSAEQIWEWLDDVPDPEIPVISLVDLGIIRGVDWQGDTLQVTVTPTYSGCPATSIINLEIERALRGHGIEKLELKRKLSPAWTTDWLSQKGRAKLEKFGIAPPQAAGGPEKCPQCGGTDLEMISAFGSTPCKAQWRCRSCLEPFDYFKCI; encoded by the coding sequence ATGCAGCCGAGCGCAGAGCAGATATGGGAGTGGCTGGACGATGTGCCGGACCCGGAAATCCCGGTGATCAGTCTGGTTGATCTGGGCATTATCCGGGGTGTGGACTGGCAGGGCGATACGTTGCAGGTGACGGTGACGCCGACCTATTCCGGCTGCCCGGCGACCAGTATCATCAATCTGGAGATCGAGCGCGCGTTGCGCGGGCATGGCATTGAGAAGCTTGAGTTGAAGCGCAAGCTTTCGCCAGCCTGGACGACGGATTGGCTTTCGCAGAAGGGGCGTGCGAAGCTGGAGAAATTCGGCATTGCCCCGCCGCAGGCGGCGGGCGGGCCGGAGAAATGCCCGCAATGCGGTGGGACTGACCTGGAAATGATCAGCGCGTTTGGCTCTACCCCGTGCAAGGCGCAATGGCGCTGCCGGAGCTGTCTTGAGCCGTTCGACTATTTCAAGTGCATCTGA
- a CDS encoding 2Fe-2S iron-sulfur cluster-binding protein produces the protein MARFHELKVTDIHRTIRDAVVLTLEPGKPEDFRFIQGQYLTFRRDFGGEELRRSYSICAGVHEGKVQVGIKRVDGGAFSTFANEELKVGDVLEALPPMGGFHAPLDPAVGRNYLGFAGGSGITPVLSIIKTVLEAEPTSSFTLVYANKGVSSIMFREELEDLKNLYLGRLSVVHVLEQDAQEIDLFTGMVTEEKCAQLFRTWIDIESVDMAFICGPEPMMLGIAKALREHGLSDAQIKFELFASAQPGRLKARVKSKEAGKAANQAEIAVTLDGSTQTITTSKDVSVLDAARANAMDAPYACKAGVCSTCRCRVIEGEVEMLTNHALEDYEVEKGYVLSCQSYPVTDRVVVDYDQ, from the coding sequence ATGGCGCGGTTTCACGAATTGAAGGTGACGGATATTCACCGCACGATCCGCGATGCGGTGGTGCTGACGCTGGAACCCGGCAAGCCCGAGGATTTCCGCTTTATTCAGGGGCAATACTTGACCTTCCGGCGCGATTTCGGCGGTGAGGAGTTGCGCCGGTCCTATTCGATCTGCGCAGGCGTTCACGAGGGCAAGGTGCAGGTCGGTATCAAGCGGGTCGATGGCGGTGCGTTTTCGACCTTTGCCAATGAAGAGTTGAAGGTGGGCGATGTGCTTGAGGCGCTGCCGCCGATGGGGGGCTTTCATGCGCCGCTCGACCCGGCGGTGGGGCGGAACTATCTGGGCTTTGCGGGTGGGTCGGGTATCACGCCGGTGCTGTCGATCATCAAGACGGTGCTGGAGGCGGAACCAACGTCGAGCTTCACGCTGGTTTATGCCAACAAGGGCGTGAGTTCGATCATGTTCCGCGAGGAGCTTGAGGATTTGAAGAACCTCTATCTTGGGCGGTTGTCGGTGGTGCATGTGCTGGAGCAGGACGCGCAGGAGATCGACCTGTTCACCGGCATGGTGACGGAGGAGAAATGCGCCCAGCTTTTTCGCACATGGATCGACATTGAGAGCGTTGACATGGCGTTCATCTGTGGTCCGGAGCCGATGATGCTGGGCATTGCCAAGGCGCTGCGTGAGCATGGGCTGAGCGATGCGCAGATCAAGTTCGAGCTCTTTGCCAGCGCGCAGCCGGGGCGGTTGAAGGCGCGGGTGAAATCGAAGGAGGCGGGCAAGGCGGCCAATCAGGCCGAGATCGCCGTGACGCTTGATGGATCGACGCAGACGATCACCACGTCAAAGGATGTCAGCGTGCTGGACGCGGCGCGGGCCAACGCGATGGACGCGCCCTATGCTTGCAAGGCCGGGGTTTGTTCGACCTGCCGCTGCCGGGTGATTGAGGGCGAGGTCGAGATGCTCACCAATCACGCGCTGGAGGATTACGAGGTCGAGAAGGGCTATGTCCTGTCGTGCCAGTCCTATCCGGTGACGGACCGGGTGGTTGTCGATTACGATCAATGA
- a CDS encoding Phenylacetic acid catabolic protein, whose translation MDDEMSIEDYLAEGGMLTSPANVPPRYRAELLKLMATFVDSELAGAAGFADAINLGPGIKERIAAAKITLEKTDNAHKVLNVMSDFGVDETRYANHHPWTERLPRDADIGATRSEHDMRLAVFNYPLAGWGDAVTMNLLMGLAVGVQLEDFQKVSYQPLAEAFRAVAPVEARHAELAEEGIARLMSESRGESLQASVGYWWPRVTASFGTGGRFEATKAMGLRHRSGADMQSDWAAQAGAALKRNGLQPPK comes from the coding sequence ATGGACGACGAGATGAGCATTGAGGATTATCTGGCTGAAGGCGGGATGCTGACCAGCCCGGCCAACGTGCCGCCACGCTATCGTGCGGAGTTGCTAAAGCTGATGGCCACTTTCGTGGATAGCGAGCTGGCCGGGGCGGCGGGGTTTGCCGATGCGATCAACCTTGGCCCCGGTATCAAGGAGCGGATCGCGGCGGCGAAGATCACGCTGGAAAAAACCGACAATGCCCATAAGGTATTGAATGTCATGAGTGATTTCGGCGTGGACGAGACCCGCTATGCCAATCACCACCCATGGACCGAGCGCCTGCCACGCGACGCCGATATTGGCGCCACCCGCAGCGAGCATGACATGCGCCTTGCGGTGTTCAACTATCCGCTGGCCGGGTGGGGCGATGCGGTTACGATGAACCTGTTGATGGGGCTTGCCGTCGGGGTTCAGTTGGAGGATTTCCAGAAGGTGAGCTATCAACCGCTGGCCGAAGCGTTCCGGGCGGTGGCCCCGGTGGAGGCGCGCCATGCGGAATTGGCCGAAGAGGGGATCGCGCGGTTGATGAGCGAGAGCCGGGGCGAGAGCCTGCAAGCCAGTGTCGGGTATTGGTGGCCGCGCGTTACGGCGAGTTTTGGCACCGGCGGGCGGTTCGAGGCGACCAAGGCGATGGGCCTGCGGCATCGCAGCGGTGCGGATATGCAGAGCGACTGGGCAGCGCAGGCCGGAGCGGCGCTGAAACGCAACGGGTTGCAGCCGCCGAAATAA
- a CDS encoding TetR/AcrR family transcriptional regulator, which yields MARTIAKDHGEKRAQILKSAAKVFANKGFDRASMSLLAAECGISKANIYHYYESKDALLFDVLDNYLSTLRDRVCGIDLTGKPPEAALRETVLQILLAYQGADDEHRVQGSGLAALPQAQQSVLRAYQRDMVRHLSSILAANAPAQFENAPDKLRATTMSVFGMLNWFYMWNPGADAPARHAYARHISDLTLGGLGAL from the coding sequence TTGGCCCGAACAATTGCCAAGGACCACGGAGAAAAGCGCGCCCAGATCCTCAAATCGGCGGCCAAAGTCTTTGCCAACAAAGGCTTTGACCGTGCTTCGATGAGCCTCCTTGCCGCCGAGTGCGGCATCTCCAAAGCCAATATCTACCACTATTACGAAAGCAAGGACGCGCTGCTTTTCGATGTGCTTGACAATTACCTCAGCACGTTGCGCGACCGGGTCTGCGGCATTGATCTGACCGGCAAACCGCCCGAAGCGGCACTGCGCGAAACCGTGCTGCAAATCCTGCTCGCCTATCAGGGCGCGGACGATGAACATCGCGTCCAAGGCTCCGGCCTTGCCGCGCTACCGCAAGCCCAACAAAGCGTGTTGCGCGCCTATCAGCGCGATATGGTCCGGCACCTGTCGTCGATCCTCGCCGCCAACGCCCCGGCGCAGTTTGAAAATGCGCCGGATAAACTGCGCGCCACCACCATGTCGGTTTTCGGCATGTTGAACTGGTTTTACATGTGGAACCCCGGTGCCGACGCGCCCGCCCGCCACGCCTATGCGCGCCATATCAGCGACCTCACCCTCGGCGGCCTCGGCGCGCTCTGA
- the paaK gene encoding phenylacetate--CoA ligase PaaK, with the protein MKDLTPAKSDLDPIEIASIDEIRALQLKRLKWSLRHAYDNVAMYRQRFDEAGVHPDDLQSLADLAKFPFTYKTDLRDNYPFGLFAVPREEIIRVHASSGTTGKPTVVGYTRNDIDTWASLVARSMRASGTRPGDLVHVAYGYGLFTGGLGAHYGAEKLGCTVVPISGGMTERQVTLIQDFKPSTIMVTPSYMLNILEAFQHHGLDPRACSLDVGIFGAEPWTNAMRKEVEDAFDMHAVDIYGLSEVMGPGIANECVETKDGLHVWEDHFYPEVIDPETGDVLPDGEMGELVFTTLTKEGLPMVRYRTRDLTRLLPGTARTMRRMEKVTGRSDDMIILRGVNVFPTQIEEQVLKCAGLAPYFQLELVRDNRMDAMIIHAECTPEQASDDARAASARELAHHIKSIVGVSTKIEVHPEGGVERSQGKARRVVDHRPKE; encoded by the coding sequence ATGAAAGACCTGACACCCGCCAAATCCGATCTCGACCCGATCGAGATTGCCTCCATCGACGAAATTCGCGCGCTTCAGCTCAAACGCCTCAAATGGTCGCTGCGCCACGCCTATGACAACGTGGCGATGTATCGCCAGCGTTTCGATGAAGCAGGCGTTCACCCCGACGATCTGCAATCGCTCGCCGATCTCGCTAAATTTCCGTTCACCTACAAGACAGACCTGCGTGACAACTACCCGTTCGGCCTCTTCGCCGTGCCCCGCGAGGAAATCATCCGGGTTCATGCTTCCTCCGGCACCACCGGCAAACCTACCGTTGTCGGCTATACCCGCAACGATATCGACACATGGGCCAGCCTCGTCGCCCGCTCGATGCGCGCCTCGGGCACCCGGCCCGGCGATCTGGTGCATGTGGCCTATGGCTACGGCCTCTTCACCGGCGGGCTGGGCGCGCATTACGGGGCTGAAAAACTGGGCTGCACCGTGGTGCCGATCTCCGGCGGGATGACCGAACGGCAGGTTACCCTCATTCAGGATTTCAAACCCAGCACCATCATGGTGACACCCTCCTACATGCTCAACATCCTTGAAGCGTTCCAACACCACGGCCTTGATCCGCGCGCCTGTTCGCTTGATGTCGGCATCTTTGGCGCCGAGCCGTGGACCAATGCGATGCGCAAAGAGGTTGAGGATGCCTTCGACATGCACGCCGTCGATATCTACGGCCTCTCGGAAGTCATGGGGCCGGGCATTGCCAATGAATGCGTCGAAACCAAGGATGGCCTGCACGTCTGGGAAGACCATTTCTACCCCGAGGTAATCGACCCGGAAACCGGCGACGTGCTGCCCGATGGCGAAATGGGCGAACTGGTCTTTACCACGCTCACCAAGGAAGGCTTGCCAATGGTGCGCTACCGCACCCGCGACCTTACCCGCCTTCTGCCCGGCACCGCACGCACCATGCGCCGGATGGAGAAAGTCACCGGCCGCTCGGATGACATGATCATCCTGCGCGGCGTCAATGTCTTCCCGACCCAGATCGAAGAACAGGTTCTGAAATGCGCCGGTCTCGCGCCCTATTTTCAGCTTGAACTGGTGCGCGACAACCGGATGGACGCAATGATCATCCATGCCGAATGCACCCCCGAACAAGCCTCCGATGACGCCCGCGCCGCCTCGGCGCGTGAACTGGCACATCACATCAAATCCATCGTCGGCGTCTCAACCAAGATCGAAGTGCATCCCGAAGGCGGGGTCGAGCGCAGCCAAGGCAAGGCGCGCCGCGTCGTCGATCACCGCCCGAAGGAGTGA
- the paaI gene encoding hydroxyphenylacetyl-CoA thioesterase PaaI, whose translation MTPKERAEKSAAAMWADDNASKWFGMEITEIDEGRAVLELTVEPHHCNGHGICHGGVTFALADSAFAFACNSRNQSTVAQHNLISYLAPGHAGDRLRAEAVELSQQGRSGIYDIKVSNQNGHAIAEFRGFSRAIKGQLFEE comes from the coding sequence ATGACCCCGAAGGAACGCGCCGAAAAATCCGCCGCCGCGATGTGGGCCGATGACAATGCCTCGAAATGGTTCGGCATGGAAATTACCGAGATAGACGAAGGCCGCGCCGTGCTCGAACTCACGGTCGAGCCGCATCATTGCAACGGCCACGGCATCTGCCACGGCGGTGTCACCTTCGCGCTGGCCGACAGCGCCTTCGCCTTTGCCTGCAATTCGCGCAACCAATCGACCGTGGCGCAACACAACCTGATCTCATATCTCGCCCCCGGCCATGCCGGTGACCGCCTGCGGGCCGAAGCGGTGGAGCTTTCACAGCAGGGTCGCTCGGGCATATATGATATCAAGGTGAGCAATCAAAACGGCCACGCCATCGCCGAATTTCGCGGCTTTTCGCGCGCCATCAAAGGCCAGCTATTCGAGGAATGA
- a CDS encoding PaaX family transcriptional regulator C-terminal domain-containing protein → MTPMRDRKPTPYQEVLDALLGCGPLKTWSLIVTILGDLAQAGDGRLPGPVLSRLTEPLGIRPEALRVAIHRLRRDGWITSERDGRVSVYRLTAHGRTLTQSVAERVYGATIAQPARWHILVGPTAEAVQALDEPGLIQLGARVALLPGDAAGLPASILAWDAQAGALPDWARAAIMPEDLVASYARLCDALDRALAFSAAKTEDAMKRAVLRFLALHQWRRLVLRHGAAVEALIGPDWDGARCRARITTLLAMLDRPDPAALSVLPKAL, encoded by the coding sequence ATGACACCCATGCGTGACAGGAAACCAACGCCCTATCAAGAGGTTCTGGATGCCCTGCTGGGCTGCGGGCCGCTTAAGACCTGGTCATTGATCGTGACCATTCTGGGCGATCTGGCGCAGGCCGGAGACGGGCGGCTGCCGGGGCCGGTGCTTTCCAGACTGACCGAGCCGCTGGGCATCCGGCCAGAGGCGCTGCGGGTGGCTATTCACCGGCTGCGGCGCGATGGCTGGATCACCTCGGAGCGCGATGGGCGGGTATCGGTTTACCGGCTGACGGCGCATGGCCGGACGCTGACGCAATCGGTGGCGGAACGGGTTTATGGAGCGACGATCGCCCAACCGGCGCGTTGGCATATTCTGGTCGGGCCGACGGCGGAGGCGGTGCAGGCGCTGGATGAGCCGGGGCTGATTCAGCTTGGTGCGCGGGTGGCGCTTTTGCCGGGGGACGCCGCGGGATTGCCGGCGAGCATTCTTGCGTGGGACGCGCAAGCGGGCGCGCTGCCGGATTGGGCAAGGGCCGCGATCATGCCGGAGGATCTGGTTGCTTCTTATGCGAGGCTTTGCGATGCGCTTGACCGCGCGCTTGCCTTTTCGGCGGCGAAAACAGAAGACGCGATGAAGCGCGCGGTGTTGCGGTTCTTGGCCCTGCACCAGTGGCGGCGGCTGGTGTTGCGGCACGGTGCTGCGGTGGAGGCGTTGATCGGCCCGGATTGGGACGGGGCGCGCTGTCGGGCGCGTATTACGACACTTCTTGCCATGCTGGACCGGCCCGACCCGGCCGCTTTGAGTGTATTGCCCAAGGCGCTGTGA